CACTGGCTCCAACATATACTAAAAACTGATTCAACTTTTACATGGGAATCCGTTCTTCTTGGAGGCGTGGCCCTATTTATATCTGGCTGGTTAACCACAAGAAAGTTTCCATTCACAGAGGGTTCTGGAATTCCAAAAGTTCGAGCGGCACTAGTTGTTGATCATGGAAAAATTAGCCTTAGAGACACTTTCGCAAAAACAATTACAACATTAATGGCCCTTGGCTCAGGTGTTTCACTTGGACGAGAAGGACCGACTGTAACAATAGCGGCCGGAATTGCATCTCGCTTAGGTTTTTCATTTCATCTTTCTAAAAAGAAAATAAAGGCCCTCGTTGCCGTAGGTGCAGCTGGTGGTATTGCTGCCGCTTTTGCAACTCCAATTTCCGCTGTTGTTTTTACACTTGAAGAAGTTGTGGGTGATCTAAACGCAAAAGTACTTGGTTCAATTGTTATCTCTTCTGTTGTTGCCTCTGTTACAGGACAGATCTTAACAGGACAAACTCACATGTTTGAGCAACTTTATTATAAGATGCATGATCACCGTGAGTTATTATTCTATTTAACAATTGGTATTGTGTGTGCCTTTATTGGACCACTGTGGATGAAGTCAGTTCTTACCTTTAGAGAATTTAATCGAAAATATATGAAAAGCCATAAGCTAACATATATGATGATTGTCTTTTTAATCATTGCACTTATGACCCAAGTTCACTCTAGCGTAATTGGTAGTGGTCACGGAACGATTGAAGATACTCTACTATCGTTAATTCTTGATCCGAAAATTCTCTTTATCATGTTCTGTCTAAAGTTTCTTGCCACATCACTTTGTTATTCAGCTGGAATATCTGGTGGTCTATTCATGCCAACACTTTTAATGGGAGCAACTCTTGGGAGTTTAATTGGTTCACTTGCCAATGCCTTTTTTCCAGAGATTACAACAAACACTGGAGCTTATGCATTAGTTGGAATGGGAGCTTTTTTTGTAACAGTTATTAGAGCACCATTTACTTCAATACTCATCGTCTTTGAATTAACGAGAGACTACAATATTATTCTTCCACTTATGATTGCAAATATCATTGCCTATATGCTCTCTTCAAAACCAACAGAGAACGAATCAATCTATGAACAAATATCAGCACAAGATGGAATTCATCTACCAACAAAAGAAGACCTAGAAGTTCTTGATCAACTACATGTTGAAGATGCAATGATTAGAGATATTATTACCTACGGTGCAAGTCTATCTGTTTCTGAAACACTTAAAGACATTGAAGAGCACAATCCAAAACTACAAGGATTTCCCGTTTTAAAAAATGGAAGACTACTTGGAATGATGTCAACATCAGAGCTTCGAGTTCAACACGCTAAAGGCAATGGTGAAATGAAAATTGAACATTGTTGCGAAAAGAAAATTATAAAGATTTATCCTGATCAGAGTTTATATATTGCACTTCACAGACTCAAAAGATTCCATATCTCCCGTCTACCAGTCGTTTCAAGACTTGATGAAAAAAGAATCATTGGAATCCTAACCCCAAAAGATATCGTCAAACAATTTGGTTACCAAATTACAGAAGCGAAAGAATCGGAAGAAGTCTCTAAAGAAAACCTTCAATCTAGTTAAGCAATTCTTAAAAGGCAGTTAATTAAAGTCAAATTCACCTTTCCTAACCTTGACCCCTATCGACTTTCAAAAATTGGGTTGCTACAAATTTCTTCATCAATATTTTTTGTCTAACAACCTAACTAAAAAGGAGAGGGTAATGAAGAAACTCTTATTAGCATCAGCTATGTTTCTAACAACATTCTCGTCGCAAGCGGCGCGAGTACAATTCGATTTTGATGTACTATCATCAGGTGCATCGATTTATCCATGTAATGCTGGTTTAAAGCACAAGCCTCAAAGAGGAAAGATTTGCTACAATCCAGAAACGTTTCAATCTTGTAATCCAGATGGCAATGGTGTAGCTGGTCAGCCAACTAGTGGTCAAAATGGTGGAGGCTTTCCATTCCCAGGAGGTGGAGCAACTGGTGGTCAATTCCCAGGCAATGGCCCATTCCCAGGACAAGGTAACGGACCAGGTCTATTGGCAGATATTGGCTTACAAGAAACTCCTCCACCATCGAATAATTGTGATCCACAAACTGGTGTAGGCTGTGACTGTGTATGTACAGGAGATATGGATGGGGATTACGACAATACTCTTGATGTAATGAAAGCTACGTATACAGCATGGAGAGATCATGGCGACCCAACTTATGGAATCGATAGAGACCTAGAGGTAATCGCTGGAACTCATAGTTACAATGAATTAGAAGATGAGTATTTTACAGGAAACAAATTTGCAGCAAGACTTAAAGAACTTTCGTTCAATCTAGGTTCAGAAAAGTATGGTTCTAAATACTTTGTTGATATTTGTTTTAGAGCGACTCAAATTGATTACTTAACTGAAAATCAAGATGAATCATTTAACATCAATGTTGATGAAATTGTTAAGTATGCAGATAATAATCAACAAGAGTCTCTAACTCCATTCTACAAAGCAGAAAGAAAAGTTACAGCAACTGACTTAGCAGGTTCTCCTACAATTGATCTAAACTGGGACTTAAACAATGGACCAATCGTATGGTCAGCACACAGCTACCAGTCACTTGCAAATCTACATGTTAAAACAGTTCTATACTGTAAAGACAAAAATGGTGGAAGTATTTTCGTAGATGGGCCAACAGCTTCTCTTGCTAATAATTCAACTGTTAACTTTCCAGATCTACAAGGTCCAGCAGACCTTAGAGGATGTGTGGTTCGTTATGTTTTCAAAGAAAAAAGCGGACATTCTCCTAACATGATTGATCGAGTCAGAAGATGGAAAATGCATGGTGCAAATATTTGTACTGACACAGCAATTACAAGTCTAAATGGCGGATTATAAGAAATAGTTTATTGGGTGAAGTCTAGGCTTCACCCTTTTTTATCAATTTGTGAGGGGGGGGAATATGAAAGGAATACTTCTTATATTAGTAACTTTAATTAGCTTTAGAAGCTATGCATGCGTAAATATTAATGCTCCAGAAGCTATTAATGTTTCTCTTTCATTAATTGATAAAAAAGCGATGATTTTTGATGAAGAAGGTATTTTTCAAGATGAAATGCCTTCTCTTCTAGCATCCTCATGTCAAAAAGCTGCAAGCCAAAAAAAGTTCATGATGTTTGCAATTGGTATTGAGAATTTTATATTATCTGATGAGTTTTTATCTTTCAGCATAAATGACACTCTAACGTTTGGCTCCAAAGATCAGTGCAGAATAGAGAATGTCGAAAAAATCAATGGACTAAAAAAAGAAGATCGAAATAAAAGACTTCAAAGAAGAAGATATCTTATTAATCACTGTGTAAGTTTTGATGTAGAAGATAAATCAAAAACAGGATTGGAGCTTCCAGAGGAAGGCCAACCAGGCTGTAAACTAAATCGCATTGATAAAAACAGTGCTAACTTCTTTGGGTTTTTCTGCTTTTTTAAACCAAAGCCAGATTCTCAATTTAAAATTACTCCAAAAATAGCTCAAAAATGCCTTGAAAAAGAATTCTACAATGAGAATAAATTTGCACTACAAGATATCATGGGAACACTTGAACTTTATGCCGCAGGAGATGCCACGGGTAGGTCTGCAAAACTTGAGTTTTTGGAAGATATAAAATTTAGATTTACTCAAAACCCAGACCCTATAGTACCAACAAATAAATCTCGTTACGAAGATATTCCGAAGTGGCCAACACAATGGAAAATAAAAAATACAACAGTAGGAAAAATAAATATAAACAAAATATCGGATGAGCTTATAACAATTAAAGCTCCGATTTTGGTCAACAATCAATGTGAAGAATCCAAATGTTTGAATGGAGTTTGCACTTCTTCCTGCGATTACAGCCAACCAGTTGCAAGTGAATATGCTCTTTTTGATATCACAAACCCAAAAAAGAAAGAGTATATAAAGTCATGGTTTGATGGTGGTATAGCTCCAGCAGATTGGATCGGAATGATAAGTGGTTTAGGGATATCTCTTAACAAAAACTCTCTTGAAAAAAACCGACGCTATCGTCTTGAAGTCGATATGAGCGATATTGAGTATAATTATATGATGTTTAAGGGACAAATTGAAAGTCGCCTGCTCTTGAATCCTAATACAATTCCTAACATTGCACGAGAGGGGCAAACTATTGGTTCAATCAATCCAATTGGAGAAATTCAGCGCTATAATAGCTTACCTAGTTTTCCTGTTTTCGACACAATTAGGTTTACCGGTGAAAACCATGTAGGAGTTAAAAACTCTGTTAACTCAATAAGTAGAGTCTTTAAAAATACAGTATGGCCACCATACTTCACAGACTACTGTGAAAATGGGCAATGTATTCTAAAAAAAGATCATCGTTTATTATTTGCACTAGAGTTTAATATAGATATCGACAAGAACGATAAATATATTATTGAAAATGTTTCATATAAAAAAATATCTAATCATAACAATCAAACAACAATACAGAACTTTAAAGGACCATATTTCACGTGTGAACCTCCTGGATCAGACCAAGATGACGATGGATGGGATGATGATGACTTTGGGGATATTGATTTCTAAAAAAGACTTACTAAAAGAGGAGAATGAAATGAGAAAGTTATTACTAGTATTAATGATTATGACTACTTCAGTATTTGCAAATGATGTCGATGACATGTTTGGGGGAGGTGAAGACCAATTTGAATTCGAAAAATTTTCAAATGAAGAGATATTACTAAAGATTGAAGAAGACATTAAAGTCTCTTGCCGAAAAGGTCTTTGTACTTTATTTGCTTCTGAAAATAAATTTGGAGGATTTGAAGTAGGATTTAATATCGGAGAGGGTATGAATCAGCAAGCTGGTAGTGGTGTGAATATCTACACAGGAGGATACGGTGGACAAATCAATGGTGAATACTGGGGAGTTAACGTTAGATACTACAACGGGAAATGTACTCAGCGCATCAAGGTACCTAAGTCTGTTTATATTGCTATTAATCGCTACATGTATGGCCTACTTGATACAGATGGCAATACTCGCCGCGGTTTCACTCCTGCCGATGAAGCAATGATCCTTTTCTATACGACAATCATTGGAAAATCAGGAAATTGTGGCAAGAGTAATCAATAATTAACTTTTTCTTTAATTGTTAAGAAAAACTCAAAATTATAAAACCTCTCTATGAAGAGAGGTTTTTTTATTGCTTTTATATTTTGGGTCTCACTAAGTACTCTTGCTGGTACGAAGTGGAATGAGTGGAAAAACTTAGATCTTAATGATCTTGATGTGGAGTTAAGTAAGGTTCAGTTAAGAAATCGTGCTTCATGTGCCATTGATTCCAAAAAGCCAACACGATCCATGTTTATTTTTATAAACAATACGATTGCAGCAAAGGCAGCATATCGTCTTGCCAATAGAACAGGACAAGATAGAGCAACAATTACCAAAGAACTTATACGAGACTTTCGAAATAAAACAACAAGACTTACACAAGAGATTCATGAGAAATTACTTTCCGGCCAGCTTCCACTCCTCCCACATCTTGATAGTGAAAATAATATTCCTGTTAAGTACCGAACAATGCTTAAAGAATGTTATGGAAAGTTACAATGCCCGCAACTTAATTATTATATTGAAAATATTTGGACTTCTTCCCATCGATTAAAGCATCGTCTTTATGACAGTTTTGAGGATAGTAACTACTTCAACTCTAAGTACATTAAAGATAGTAATACGTACAAATGTTTAAAAGTAAAAAAGTTTGGCCCATTACAGGCAAACCTCTTTGGACAAAAACCAAGCATCCAAGACCTGAATAGGATTGCAAAACAACTTAGCGACATAGGTGAAACAGTAGACGAATGTCGCATGGATGGAATTGATACACTTGAGAACTTACAAGTAGCTGGTTATCAATTTGATATTAAAAATATAAAAGAGCGTTATTGGGATAAAAAAGTTGGCTTTGATTACTGGAATTCGATGAAACTCTACTTTGCATGGGCAATGAAGAATCTGAAAGTCGAAAACACAAAATATGAAAATATAATTCGCAATTCAAACACTCAAGATTATATTCTATTTTCTCCTAATGGATGTCGTAGTGATATCATGCCTACTTGTAATAATAAGAGACTTGCAGAGAATTCATTCCGCGAGTTTTCTCGTAGGAACTTTGAAAAAGAAGCGCTTGAACTCGATATTCTATCCCCTATTTCAGAAGGCGTTCAAAATGATTTATTAAAAGATCCATTTGCTAATGTTAATAAAGATATCTTAGACCTTGGCTCTTACGATGATGCAGATGCTTGGATTCAACAGATATTCAAAAACCAAACACAGACTAAGAATTATGTGAAAAACAAGCTAATTGATGCCTTAACATTCTATACCCTAGTAAGAAAAAGACTCAATCCAAAAGAAGTTAGAGATCAATTAGATTTTTACTTCCGAAATCTTGATGGAAATATTATTAAAAATGACCTCTACTATCTTTGTGCAGAGGCATCTGTTATATCTGATGATATATTCAGTTTTACGAAAAAGCATATTGAAGGACTTAAAGGAACTGAGTTAATTGATAATCTCGACATTCTCTTTACAGACTCTCCCTACAATAAAATCATTGATTACTACAAAGAACTAATGGATGAGACGAGATCATATTGTAAAGGTCTTAAGCAAAAAGAGATTTGGGATGAAAATTTTGAAATAGAATATGAAGGTTTTCATCAATGGTATATTGACAAAACTCGTGCTGATCAGTCATTTGAAACCTTTCCAGACAAGCATTATGAAAGTGACGCTCTTTCACAAGACTTCATCATCTACAAAAATGGTGACATTATTTGTCGATCAATTAGTCACTGTTTAAGAAAATCAATCATCAGTATCATTGAAACATCACGTGCTACTTACTATGGTGACTTATTTTGGAAATCAAAATTCTCACAGCCATCTTCAGACCTCTTCAATCCCTATGCTGAAAGGGTTGCTTGTAAAGTCTACGACCCCTACTTTAAAACAAAACAAGTTATGACTCGATTTGTATCCGATATTGGCCAAGGACTCATGAGCTGGTTTACTCCAGGTGTACTTTACACACGTGTAAGTCTAACTCCTGGTTACGTTACTTCATTTAATAAAATGATCGAAGATGGACAAATTGAATTTAATAAAGAATATGAAAAATCTAAGGTTAATGTAGAATTGATTACTGAATTTGGCCCTCTAATTGGTGTACCATGTGCAGTATCAATTACAGGAAGTAATAACAGCCCTACAAATCTATATCACTTTCGAGGAATATCAGTGGGTGCATGTGTTGACCGCCAAGGTGGTGATATCATCGCCAACAGTGGTTCCGATATTAGTGATAAACAAACAGATGGTGTCGCAGCATGTGCTGCATGTAGAATTAACTTTGAAGGAATTTCAAATACACTAACTTACTTCAACTCTAAACTTGGTCCATTTTTCTATATCGCTCGGGCCCTATACAGTCTCTATCAGGGACTCACTGATTTTGATAATATTCCAAGAAGATGGGAACTTGACCTGAACAAATTAAAAACGACATACCAACGCTATGGCGAGATTCCAAAAAGCTGCCGTTCAACTCTTTTAAATGGTCGAAATTGTCTTAAAGACAAAGAAGAACTCGCAGCTGTCGAACTCATACAAAAAAATGAATTAACAATCCTAGCATCTAAAAAGATTATAAGCGGATATAAGTTTAAGGTTCAAGAATGTAACAATGAACTCACCGTCATGATTGATAAACATTTCACAAGGCTATTTTCAAAATGCAAAAGAAAGCATTAATACTTCTATTCATGCTTCTTACAATCTCAAATGCTTTTGCAATAAAGCTTGATATTGTTTGGACAGAAAATTTTGAAAAAGAAATACATCTTGAATGTAGGGATCCAGGGTGTCTTGATGGTTCGAGTCGAGGTATCATTTTCGAATCAATATGCGATGAATGTTTTTCTGACTCTATTAATGCAACTTTCATCTTTAATGACATCACAACGTATCTACATCGTGGTGAACTTATAAGCACAGATGAATTTATTAATTATTTATTTGAAGAGGAATACATAACTATCCAATATGATACTCCATACGATGTTGTATCAAGTAGATCTAAAGAAATCAAAAAGCTCCTATTTCAAAACTTATGTCCAAATGAATACGATGCTATTATTTTCTTTGAAAGAGGCTATGGAAATATATTTTCCTCCCCACAATTAATTTACTGTGGAGAGGAAGTTTACTCGGCTTTATTATTTTAGAGTTATTTTAAGTCGTACCAGTTAACACCAAGAGAAGGCTCAACTTTTAATGGTACTTTAAGCTTAACAACGTTTTCCATTCCCTCTTTTACTAATGTCTTCATTTCATTTAATTCGTTTTCAGGAACATCAAATATAAGCTCATCGTGTACTTGAAGAAGCATTTTCGACTTTAATCCACGCTTTTGAATTTCTTCATGGATATTAATCATTGCACACTTAATGATGTCAGCAGCAGTACCTTGAATTGGTGAGTTAATCGCCATTCTTTCAGCATTTGCTTTTACCGTACGATTATTAGAGTGAATGTCTGGTAAAAAACGCTTTCTACCATACATTGTAATCGAATACCCTGTCTTTTCTGCATCTTCCTTAAGCCCATCTAAGAAGCCCTTAATTTTAGAAAATCTTTCAAAGTATTTTTCAATATAGGCCTTAGCATCTTTTCTTGAAATCTTAAGTGCTGAGGCCAATCCAAAAGATGATTGTCCATACATTAGACCGAAGTTTACGGCCTTGGCCTTCGATCTTTCATCCGAAGTTACATCTTCTAAAGCAATATCATTAATTTCACTTGCTGTTTGTGCGTGAATATCTTTGTCCTCATTAAATGCCTTTATCATTGTTGGGTCTTCACTGTAATGAGCAAGAATTCTTAGTTCAACTTGAGAATAGTCGGCAGCTAGTAGCATATTTCCAGGTGTTGCGATGAATGCCTTTCTTACAAGTCTTCCTGTTTCTGAACGAATAGGTATATTTTGAAGATTCGGATTCACACTAGATAATCTTCCAGTTTGAGCAACATGCTGATTAAAACTTGTATGCACCTTTCCAGTCTTCTCATTAACGATTTCAGGAAGTGCCTTAACGTATGTTGATAAGATCTTACCTAGTTCACGATATTGTAAAATCAAGCCTGGTACTTCATTTATATTCTTCGCTGCAAGCTCTTCTAAAACCGAAGAGTCTGTTGAGTAGCCAGTTTTTGTTTTCTTTACAACAGGAAATGATAATTCGTTAAATAGAAACTCTCCTACTTGTTTTGGAGAATTTAAATTAATCGTGTCATTTACAGAGAATGAATCAACTTTCTTTTGAATAACTGAAAGCTTCTCCTCTAAGTCTCTCGCCATATCATAAAGGAATTCTTTATTTAGACACACTCCCTCAAACTCCATCTCTGCAAGAATAGGAATTAGCTTATTATCAATATCTTCATATACAGAAACAAGCTCTTTTTCTTTAAGCTCTTCTTTTAAAAGATTTGCTAGTCTAAATATAGCAATTGAGCGAAGGCCACTATAAGTAGATCTTTCTTCAATTGTTTCAAGAGAAGTTATATATGGATTCTTCTTATCAAGCGTTGTGACATTAACATTTACATTAGTGCAAATAGCCTCAATATTATGCCTCATACTTGGACTTACATTATAATGGGCCTGAACGATATCAAAATTCTTTGCCTTAAATGAAACCTTATGCCTGAATAAATGCGAATAATCCCTCTTTGAATGTTCACTATAAACTTCTTTTGATTCATCACTATAAATTAACTCTAAGTATTCTTTTTCATTCTTCTGATCAACTTCGAGAAAGTACGACTTGTTATCATCAAATGAGAGGTTTAAGGCCACTAGATTACGAGCATGAATATCAGAACTATCAAATTCAGTCTGCACTGCAAGTTTCTTGCTCTCTTTAATTAACTTTTTAAACTCATCTTCTTTAATATCTTTTCCAACAATTAGATGTTCGAAAGGAGATGCGACTTCACCTTCTTCACCTTCACCATCAGCAATAGAAAGTTGATACTTTAGATCCTCCATTCTTTTAATCATGGAATTCATTCCAAGCTCTTTTAAGAATGCAAGTAACTCATCTGTAGGATAGAACTTTAATTCGGAATCTTCTGACTTACATTTTAAATCAATATCTGTAACAATCTTAATTAAATCACGTGATAATTTTG
This sequence is a window from Halobacteriovorax vibrionivorans. Protein-coding genes within it:
- a CDS encoding chloride channel protein → MKLKFNQKLLGKFLQDETAEERTFFVLTLITGVLSAFVAVGLQKGVHWLQHILKTDSTFTWESVLLGGVALFISGWLTTRKFPFTEGSGIPKVRAALVVDHGKISLRDTFAKTITTLMALGSGVSLGREGPTVTIAAGIASRLGFSFHLSKKKIKALVAVGAAGGIAAAFATPISAVVFTLEEVVGDLNAKVLGSIVISSVVASVTGQILTGQTHMFEQLYYKMHDHRELLFYLTIGIVCAFIGPLWMKSVLTFREFNRKYMKSHKLTYMMIVFLIIALMTQVHSSVIGSGHGTIEDTLLSLILDPKILFIMFCLKFLATSLCYSAGISGGLFMPTLLMGATLGSLIGSLANAFFPEITTNTGAYALVGMGAFFVTVIRAPFTSILIVFELTRDYNIILPLMIANIIAYMLSSKPTENESIYEQISAQDGIHLPTKEDLEVLDQLHVEDAMIRDIITYGASLSVSETLKDIEEHNPKLQGFPVLKNGRLLGMMSTSELRVQHAKGNGEMKIEHCCEKKIIKIYPDQSLYIALHRLKRFHISRLPVVSRLDEKRIIGILTPKDIVKQFGYQITEAKESEEVSKENLQSS
- the polA gene encoding DNA polymerase I, encoding MSKKRLIVVDVSNFIFRAFFAIRPMTAPNGTPVNATYGVLSMLLKIMANYRPTHMLLARDTSGGSFRNEMYEEYKANRSEPPEDLVPQFSLIKELIDKMGLLNVADENYEADDIIGSSVTQWKDDFDEILIASGDKDLMQFVGGNIKMLDTMKDVTYDEKGVFEKMGVRPDQIVDYLSMVGDTSDNIPGMRGIGAKGAAKLLAEHDTLDKCFEISDTFKGKKLTTAFTEYVDDAKLSRDLIKIVTDIDLKCKSEDSELKFYPTDELLAFLKELGMNSMIKRMEDLKYQLSIADGEGEEGEVASPFEHLIVGKDIKEDEFKKLIKESKKLAVQTEFDSSDIHARNLVALNLSFDDNKSYFLEVDQKNEKEYLELIYSDESKEVYSEHSKRDYSHLFRHKVSFKAKNFDIVQAHYNVSPSMRHNIEAICTNVNVNVTTLDKKNPYITSLETIEERSTYSGLRSIAIFRLANLLKEELKEKELVSVYEDIDNKLIPILAEMEFEGVCLNKEFLYDMARDLEEKLSVIQKKVDSFSVNDTINLNSPKQVGEFLFNELSFPVVKKTKTGYSTDSSVLEELAAKNINEVPGLILQYRELGKILSTYVKALPEIVNEKTGKVHTSFNQHVAQTGRLSSVNPNLQNIPIRSETGRLVRKAFIATPGNMLLAADYSQVELRILAHYSEDPTMIKAFNEDKDIHAQTASEINDIALEDVTSDERSKAKAVNFGLMYGQSSFGLASALKISRKDAKAYIEKYFERFSKIKGFLDGLKEDAEKTGYSITMYGRKRFLPDIHSNNRTVKANAERMAINSPIQGTAADIIKCAMINIHEEIQKRGLKSKMLLQVHDELIFDVPENELNEMKTLVKEGMENVVKLKVPLKVEPSLGVNWYDLK